The genomic DNA AGGTACTGCTTATGGCAAAGAACAAGGTTGACGGCGTCTACACTGCAGACCCTCAAAAAGACCCCACAGCCAAGAAGTTCGATCACCTGAATCACCGTGAAGCATTGAACTTGGGGCTTCAAGTCATGGATGCCACGGCTTTCTCCCTGTGCTTAGAGAACAACCTACCCATAGTTGTATTCGATCTCCACGCGCCCAACAGCATACAGCGTGCTGTAGCAAAGGAGCTAATTGGAACCTTGGTTTCAACAGGGGGTGCAAAATGATTGATGAGGTACTCCTAGCAGTCGATGGGAAAATGCAAAAGACCGTCCAGGTTCTTAAAAGAGAGCTGGAAACCATCCGCTCTGGCAGAGCTACGCCAGCCCTGGTAGATCATATCAGGGTTGATGCCTATGGCGGCGTGTCCACCCCGCTGAATCAGCTAGCCACAATCTCCGTACCAGAGGCAAGGCTGTTACTCATCCAACCCTGGGACAGAAGCACCTTAGCCACCATCAACAAAGCCATCCTCAAATCTGATCTGGGGCTAAATCCAATAAGTGACGGGGACGTTATTCGTTTAGTGATCCCCCCTCCCACCGAGGAGAGGAGGAGAGAGTTGGTCAAGGTGGTTCGAAAAAGGGTAGAGGATTCAAAAGTAGCCATTCGTAACCTGAGACGGGATGCAATGGAAGAGCTGAAAAAGCTGGAGAAGGATAAGCAAATTTCGCGTGATGATAATTTCCGAGCCTCAGACCGGCTGCAGAAGCTTACCGACCGTTTCATAGCAGAAGTAGCCAAACTGGGTCAAGACAAAGAGACAGAGATCATGGAAATCTAGCCCAAACTTGCCTGGCGGGCTTCTGGTTGGTGTAAGATTCGAGAACGAGATTGTCTCCCCATAGAATGAGTCTGAGGAAAGGTTGCCAATACAGGTCTTCCTCCAGATAGGTGGCCGAGCCAAAAAGGCCTGAGAAGTTCCGATACTCTGTTATCCCCGAATAAAAGCGGCCTCATCCATAAGAATGGCAAGCGCACAAACTGATATCGGCATGATTTCCCCTATCCCAGTCCATGTGGCAATTATCATGGATGGTAACGTAAGATGGGCTGAGAAACATCACCTTTCCCGCCTCGAAGGCCATCGTGCCGGGACAGAGAACATCCGCCGCGTTATCGAGACCTTAGTCAAATACCAGGTAAAATGCCTCACGCTCTACGCTTTTTCGACAGAGAATTGGAGACGTCCCAAAGCCGAGGTCAGAGAGTTGATGCAAATCCTCGGCCGGGTGATCAAGCGCGAAACCAAGGAGATGCATGAGAAAGGAATCAAGCTCCACCACCTGGGAAGA from Chloroflexota bacterium includes the following:
- the frr gene encoding ribosome recycling factor, which codes for MIDEVLLAVDGKMQKTVQVLKRELETIRSGRATPALVDHIRVDAYGGVSTPLNQLATISVPEARLLLIQPWDRSTLATINKAILKSDLGLNPISDGDVIRLVIPPPTEERRRELVKVVRKRVEDSKVAIRNLRRDAMEELKKLEKDKQISRDDNFRASDRLQKLTDRFIAEVAKLGQDKETEIMEI